A window of Pan paniscus chromosome X, NHGRI_mPanPan1-v2.0_pri, whole genome shotgun sequence genomic DNA:
TGCCTGGGTTCCAGCTCAGTAAAGCATGGCAGTTTGTAAGTGAGTTTGAGAAATCATGATATCAAGTGAGACTTGCTGCTTTCAACTTGTAAAGCATAACAAGCTGAAACTATCCCATGAGTACCAGGGATCTGTGAATGTTGCTTTAGAGTTGTACTGTCTTACTTGGTTTCCATATCTATTCAAGGCGACAGAAAATAAGAGGTGGTTTTATTGTATTATGTGTCCTGGCCTCCGTTTGTCAGGCCTGGGATTTCTCCCTGGTGTATCCTcccatttatgaaataaataattcccTAGAAACTGAGGAGCACATAGATGTACCCAGAGGGGTGATGAAACACACGTATCTCACAGCTCAACTTCTCAGTTTGATTTCCAGATCTGTCATTCATGAGGTTTATGTGGAGGGGAAAGAAAGTGGTCAAACACCAACTGATGGCTTTTACTCAAAATTTGTTTCACCAGAGCTTATGACAGGAGATGGTATTCCACCCAGCCAATTGGATTCTCAGATTGATGACTTCACTGGTTTCAGCAAAGATGGGATGATGCGGAAACCTGGTAGCAATGCACCTGTGGGAGGAAACGTTACCAGCAGTTTCTCTGGAGATGACCTAGAATGCAGAGGAATAGCCTCCTCTCCCAAAAGCCAACAAGAAATTAATGCtgatataaaatatcaagtagtGAAGGAAATCCGATACCTTGGACGAAGTAAGTAGTGTAAGAACGTCTGTTTTATAAAACTGTAGGAAGTCACTCTTTCTATGATTCAGAAGATATCCATGTTACCTCTTGAGGCTCATTCTTTGCCAGAGTTGAGATTGCACATAATTTATGGTGGTTCCTCTTTTCTTTGACTAAAGcatgtacattttttctttttcttttgttacttggtTATGGTTAAAGGAGTTACATTCGTATgtatgtgcaggtgtcttttttattatttaggttTTGTATGTGCAGGTATCTTGATTTaagcatttaaaacatttcagCCTCTGAAGCATGATTGCTGAGGTGTAGATTCACTTCTATTCTTCTTTATATTTGATAATACTGAAGTTTTTTTTCAACATCTTCAGAATATGAAAAAGTCTTCAAAATGCTTGAAGGAGTGCAAGGACCTACTGCAGTCAGGAAACGATTTTTTGAATCCATCATCAAGGAAGCAGCAAGGTGGGTAGAAATAGGAACTGTCCAATTTCTTTAAGCACTTGGGCTCAATAGAGTACTGGGGGTGAGCGTTGGGGAACAGCCCCTGCCTTGCGTTTCTCAAACCCTGGTCCTCACTCACAGTTATGGCTGTCTCCACAGTTACTTAGGCTAATGTTATCTGAGTCTAACTCATTCTTCGAAGACTATGGAGacttccattttcaccatagtctGAGGTGCGCATTGTCCCTCAATTGACACTCTTTGTATTTGCTAGactacctctttttaaaaaatttgtgtagGCACATAGCAGATGCATATATTTCTGGGCTATATGAGATATTGTGATACAGAcaacaatgtgtaataatcacatcaaggtaaGTGGGGTTTCTATCACCTCAAGCTTTTATCCTTTGCGTTACAGAGAATACAATTAtactcttcattatttttaaatgtgcaattaaattattaccgactatagtcaccctgttgggCTATGAAATACGACATCTTATTTATTCCCTACTTCTACGTATTAATCATCCCCACTTCCCACACCCTCCACCCCCACTAACCTTTGTAGCCTCTGGTAactgtcattctactctctatctccattaaTTCAGTTGTTTTACACTTTTACTCCccaaaataagtgagaacatgtgaagtttgtctttctgcgcctggcttatttcacttaacataaggaCCTTCGGTTCTatccgtgttgttgcaaatgactgaatctcattcttttttttatggctaaacagtactctatggtgtatatgtaccatattttctttacccattcatgtgttagtggacacttaggttgcttccaaatcttggctactgtgaacggtgctgcagcaaacatgggagtgcagatatctcttcggtacactgacttcctttctcttgggtatatacccagcagtgggattgctggatcatatgatagctccatttttagttgtttgaggaacctccaaactgttcttcatagttgTTGTagtaatttatattctcaccaacagtgtatgagggttcccttttctccacacccttgccagcatttgttattgccggCTAGACTACCTCTTACCATGCAGATACATTTCTATTTCCATGCTGACTGTTACTTCATCTTTCCATCTGTCACAGCACTTCCTACAGCATAGGTTCTTTGGCTATCTTTTGGTTAATGACATGTCTCTTTCTCTTCAGATGTATGAGACGAGACTTTGTTAAGCACCTTAAGAAGAAACTGAAACGTATGATTTGAGAATACTTGTCCCTGGAGGATTATCACACCCCAAATGCATAATCTCATTAATGATTGAGGAGAGAAAAGGATCAGATTGCTGTTTTCTACAATGGAGCAGGATATTGCTGAAGTCTCCTGGCATATGTTACCGAATCAACTGGCCTTCCAGAGGCTAAGAAATTTCTGTTAGTAAAAGATGTTCTTTTTCCTAAAGCATTTTATTTGAAAGGATAACTTGTGTTTTGGTTATTTTGTATTCCCACCTGTGCTGGTAGATATTATTAACCCATTAGGTAAATACTATTACAGTCGTGGTTTCTGCAGCAGCTCACACTGATGTAGCTGGCGTTTATAACTACCTTCTTTCGCTACCCATTTCGCATTCCCTTTGCCCTAAGATAGCATGTCAGTTGGTCATGATGCTTGGCCTGGCAAGATGACTCAAACCTTCATTACGGAAGAGTCTGAACCATTAGATGTCCTGCCTGGATGGGGTTGCTGTGATTTTCCTTTAACTCTAATCGAAAAACACGGGAGGACTAAGAAGCTCTCTAGACATATCACACATACTCTTCCTTAGCCCCTGGTGTGGTGGGAACCCGATCTCAATGTTGAAATCTGTATCAGTCAGCCTTCAACGAAAAGGCAGAACTAATGGGAgattttaatgtgtgtgtgtgtgtgtgtgtgtgtgtgtgtgtgtttgtgtgttggtgggggtatatatacatgcacacgcacactTTCTAATCTCccattatacatataatacacattacacatattatatatacacccccatatatatatatgtatgcgtgTGGAGGGGGGGTATATCcaatatatataataaaggtAGTTCCTAGATAGGATTGGTCTGATACAATAATTTGGAGCTGCAGTAGCAGTCCCTGTAAGGCTGTTGTTTCCAGATATGACTTGAACAttctatgctttttattttttttaaagacagaatcttgctctgttgcccaggctagagtgcagtgacacgatcacaaGTCACTGCCACCTCGACCTCAccccagttcaagcgatccttgtgcttcagcctcccaagtagctgggattacaggtgcaccacagGTGCCATCACgctgcaatttttgtatttttagtggagatggggttttgtaatgtcgtccaggctggtctcgaaacctgacctcaagtgatctgcccatctcagcctcccaaggttctaggattacaggcatgagccactgcacccagcccattctatgctttttttaaaaaagttaattcattcaattattcaacaaatattaattgtgccaggtacttttttttattatactttaaggtttagggtacatgtacacaacgtgcaggtttgttacatatgtatacatgtgccatgttggtgtgctgcacccattaactcatcatttaacattaggtatatctcctaatgctatccctcccccctccccacaccccacaacaggacccagtgtgtgatgttccccttcctgtgtccatgtgttctcattgttcagttcccacctatgagtgagaacatgcggtgtttggttttttgtccttgcgatagtttgctgagaatgatggtttccagcttcatccatgtccctacaaaggacatgaactcatcatttttcatggctgcatagtattccatggtgtatatgtgccacgttttcttaatccagtctatcattgttggacatttgggttggttccaagtctttgctcttgtgaatagtgccacaataaacatacgtgtgcatgtgtctttatagcagcatgttttataatcctttgggtatatacccagtaatgggatggctgggtcaaatggtatttctagttctagatccctgaggaatcgccacactgacttccacaatggttgaactagtttacagtcccaccaacagtgtaaaagtgttcctatttctccacatcctctccagcacctgttgtttcctgactttttaatgattgccattctaactggtgtgagatggtatctcattgtggttttgatttgcatttatctgatggccagtgatggtgagcatgttttcatgtgtctgttggctgcataaatgtcttcttttgagaagtatctgttcatatccttcgcccgcttgttgatggggttgtttgtttttttcttgtaaatttgtttgggttcgttgtagattctggatattagccctttgtcagatgagtagattgcaaaaatttcctcccattctgtaggttgcctgttcactctgatggtagtttcttttgccgtgcagaaactctttagtttaattagatcccatttgtcaattttgacttttgttgccattggttttggtgttttagacatgaagtccttgcccatgcctatgtcctgaatggtattgcctaggttttcttctagggtttttatggttttaggtctaacatgtaagtctttaatccatcttgaattaatttttgtataaagtgtaaggaagggatcccatttcagctttctacatatggctagccagttttcccagcaccatttattaaatagggaatcctttccccatttcttgtttttgtcaggtttgtcaaagatcagatagttgtagatatgcagcattatttctgagggctctgttctgttccattggtctatatctctgttttgataacagtaccatgctgttttggttactgtagacttgtagtatagtttgaagtcaggtagcatgatgcctccagctttgttcttttggcttaggattgactcggcaatgcgggctcttttttggttccaaaatcagtgtgcaaaaatcacaagcattcttatacaccaataacagacaaacagagagccaaatcatgagtgaactcccatgcacaattgcttcaaagataataaaatacctagggatccaacttacaagggacgtgaaggacctcttcaaggagaactacaaaccagtgctcaatgaaataaaagaggacacaaacaaatggaacaacattccatgctcatgggtaggaagaatcaatatcgtgaaaatggcctcctgcccaaggtaatttatagattcaatgccatccccatcaagctaccgatgactttcttcatagaattggaaaaaaactactttaaagttcatatggaacaactTTCATTTTGGTGGAATCACTTTGGTTTCCCCTGTTGAAAAAATTCCTCAATGTGTAACTAAGTCCTCTAGTCCAGCAGAGCCAAAAGTTGGCTTCTTGGTGCACAGTTTGCTTCTTGAGCATAAGAAGCAACATTTTGTTACTAGATACCCAGGAGGAATAGTGAGAGAAGGCCCACATATTGCctccttcattcttgaagtcataAATGTGGCTATGGGAGAAATAGTTCCATATACTTGAGGCTAGGATTCAGCTTTGCCACTTTCTAGATTGTCAGCCAAGCCCCACAAGGCACTGCCACAAAGCTGCAATGACAACTCAGGCTTTAAAAGGTCCTCCAATGTTCTATTGAGCCAGCCATTTCAGGATGTTGAAGAACATCACAAGACTAGTGAAGTACATTAGCATGAGCCCATTCCCATACTTCATTGCCTGTAAAGTGAGTTTGATGTTTAAAACTGGTGCAGTGTGGAATACCACGATGGTGGATACAGCCTTTCCTCATACCACAGTACCGATTTCCTTGAAGTTCCATGGGTGGGAATGAAAATCCATATGCAGAATAAGTGTCTATTTGAGCAAGATCAAAGTGATACCCCTTCAATCGTGGAAGCAGACCCAAGTAATCACAGTGCTACCTGGAAGCTGACTGACCACTCTGGGACATGGTGCCATATTGGggactcagtgttggtctctgctgctgtcaGATTGAATAGTGAGCAGTGGCTGTAGTGAGATGGACCTGGTAAATGAAAGTTCATGTTGCCAAACCCGTAAATAAGCTTTATCTCAGCCACCATAATCATGATGCACCATTACTGCTTAGAAGATAGAGGGGTGCACCCAAGTAGGTATGGAGGGGTCTCAGGTAGCTTAGAGTGGCCTCAGCCAAGACCGCAAGTATACGGCTACCTCAGTTCCACAACTTTAAGAAGTTAGACCTGCCCGTAACCCAAATGAGCTTGAAAACAGGTTCTCTCTGAGTCCTTAGTTAGTCAGCAGCCTGGTTGATACCCTAACTTTGATTTTGTGAGATCCTAAGCAGAGAAACCAATCCAGGCTGCATGGATTTCTGATCTACAGAACTGCTtatatatttgtgttattttaagctgctGAATCGGGGACAATTTCTTTTGCATTAGTAACAAACCTAATAGATGTGGTGCCTGCATATTCTGAAGTAACAAATGAAAATCAGGCATGacgttttttattttctagtcaACTGGTCTCAGGGAACTCCACatgagaccacaggtgcaggaTTAGGGAAGCTTCTCTTTTTCTGGGCCCCGGTCCATGCTAGCAGGGTTTCAGTCACTTGTCAATGGGTCCACGGTACTGCACAACATTTAGGTATATGCTAAAACAAGCATCTATTATGCAACTCGTTTCATGTTCCTTATTTAGTAGTAAGAAAGGCAAGATGTAAGAACTTGCTGTTCACCTTATAACCACCATCTTGACATGCCAGACTACCAGATTGTTAAACGCTTCACTCAGTTAGAAGGCCCCTGATTTTGTGTGAGAATTATTTCTCACATAATGTCTTGCAAGTGTGTTGCTACCGTGTCTGGATTAGTTGCTACCTCCTTTTcagtcagcataatgtcatcactGCAAAGAATGGTGTCACATCTGGTTTAAGAGAAAGGTGGCCATTTTCCCTAAGAACTCGTTCAGGATATAAACCTAGAGAGTTGATATAAGCTTGAAACAGGAAATGATAGTACATTGCTGTCCTTTCTAGCTGAATCGAAATTCTTGTTTACGACAATTACTGAAAGAAAGCCAAACATTCACCTAATCAATATTGTATATCAGCTTCCGAGGGATGTCACAGTTGCTGACACAACAAAACCACTTGTAGCACAGCAGCTGCAGTTGGAACAACAATTTGATTAAGTttatggtgcaatctcggctcactgcaacccccacctcccgggttcaagcagttctcttgcctcagcctccttgtgtagctgggactatagaaaCGCattatcacacctggctaattgtttgtatttcttagtagagacagagtttcaccatgttggccaggctagtctcaaactcctgacctcaagtgatatgcccacctcagactcccaaagtgcaagTGCGAGCCACTGCGCAGGgccccggctattttttgtatttttggtagagatgtggtttcgccacTTTGGCCAGCctcgtctggaactcctgacctcaagtgatccacccgcttctgcctcccaaatcctgggattacaggcgtgagccactgtgtccggtgAAAACTTCACTTTTAAGTGAAACGCAGAAGCAAAATCTGATAATCAGAAAATGAGATACTGCgtattctcattcatatgtgggagctaaacaatgggtacacatgaaaATAAAGGTAGAAACCATTGACTCTGGAGACTCCAAAATGGAggtagaggggagggagggagcgggtcggagggttgaaaaactacctattggatactctcttcactatttgggtgatgggttcactagaagcccaaaccccgGCACTGTGCAATTATATCCAAGTGAGAAATCTGTACATGTACCCTTCTGgcatctataattttaaaaaagctaacAAAGAAAGCTTCAGTTTTAAATCTTAACCAAATACACAGGAAAAGGATTACTATACTTGGACATCTTTACAGGTTTCTATGTTAGTTTTTGGTATTAAAGCAGAAACCTGTTCCTCGACCACTTTATTAATTGTGTGTCCTCTTTGTACAAACATCGAAAATAGAAGACTGTCACTTTTGGTTCTGTAACTGTGATTCTTGACTGCAGTCTTCTACAGCTTTCACAGAGTTAATGGTCCCTAGTATCTGCCATTCTCCAATTGCCCTGGGTGGCGAAATCGCTGCCATAGTAAACTTTTCACTGATAATTAGAGTTTCTGGAAACATGCAGGGCTCGTTATTTAAGAGTGACTCCATTTGGGCATTTTGGTGGATGGCCTACAGGTTTTCTTGCAGAGTATACTAGAGTCTCCAGAATGAATAACCCTAGGAACTTGAGGAACTAGCGCTTTCCAGAATTTTGGAAGCCAAGATACAAACATTGGTTTTCTCAAAAGCACTGCAAGTGGGAAGGAAAATCCATATCTAGACTAAATGTCTGTTCAGGTAAGAAGAAAGCACTTCTCTTTTTATGATACAAGTGATCTATTGTAATCCACATACCAACTAGTGGCTGGCAGATCATTCTGGAGTCTGGTGCCAAATTGGGGGCTTAGTGTTGGTCTCCATTCCTGGAAGATTTTTCACTCAGCAATGACCGTAGCCAGGTTTGCCATGCATGGTGAGTGGAGGTCCATGCTACTGCGCATAATCTCCAACCCTGCCAGTTTGACCACTTTGTTTGTTGAGCCGGTAAGATTGTGACACACGTGTTAGGGAAAGAGGCTGATTAATACCTAGATAATAAGTACCTTATCCATCTGATTATTAAAATTCTGCTCTGCTGAGGATACCCTTTGCTGAGAACTCTCATGAGACCCCAATATCTTCACATTGTATGTCCGTTTGGACAGGCCTgtccacatatttttttttctcagacttcTTTGTCACACATTTTTAATCGTGTGTTCTCAAAGTCCCTGACAATTCAGCGAATGAGTGGGACACAGCCTATGCATGATACATACTTACACGTCTGGATATGCCTCCTCCAAGaaggtgcactgctcaaagttcttcCCTCTGGGAGGATTTCCCTTCATCACTGTCCTTCAGGGCTGTCCCAGTCAGGACTGTCGTATGCAGCTGTCCACTTGTGGCTTGTGTGGTAGGCAGGATTCTAATTAAGCCCCACCAAGATTCCAGTCTCATGGTTATTCAATCAAATACTCCTATGAGTACTGCTCTGGTGggatttttttaatgcaaaaaatgagtattttattttgatagcactagaggaaacaaacaaaacaactgttCCTACATCAAAGTGAAAACAATGTTTAAGCTTTCCTATCAATCAAATATATtccaaaagaaaatgtgttctaTGAAGGCTCTGAAGCACAGGCAAATATTAACACAATAGGCTAAGAAGCTGTAATACTGAATATGACTCTCTTCTAACAGGGTTCTtaacaaacataatttttaattttaattttaattaatttatttattttgagacggactctcccTTTGTCCCCCAGTGACAATGGATCTCTGCTcctttggagtgcagtgacgcgatctctgctcactgaagcttgcacctctcaggttcaagtgattctcctgcctctgctgcccTAGTAGcagggagtacaggtgcccaccaccatgcctggctatattttttaattttaattttaatttttttacaaacaTAACTTTTGAATTACAAAACCAGTGAAGTAATCCCTTCCAAATAATTGTGTCAATAGTGAAACTGCCTGTTCCATTAAAACTCTAAAAATTTCGCTGTAATATTTTTTACCACTATGGACAATTCAAGTAAATTTTGCTGCACTTAAAATAAGTTGTGAAAGTGgaaaaatgggccgggcatggtggctcacccctgtaatcccaggcctttgggaggccaaggcagatgaatcacttaaagtcaggagtttgagaccagcctggagaacattgtgaaacaccgtctctgctaaaaatacaaataccagccgggcatggtggtgcatgcctgtaatcccagcttctcgggaggctgaggaaggagaactgcttgaacctgggaggcgggaggcgcaggttgcagtgagccaagatcatgccactgcactccagcctgggtgacagagccagactgtctcaaaaaaaataaaaaaggtggaAAAATATACAAAGTTCCAGATTAAAATGATTAATAGATGCAATATAATAAGgtttcccctccttccttcctttctctctttctttctctctttctttcttcctttcttcccttcttccgtccttcctttcttcctttcttccttcctttctttctttctttctttctttctttctttctttctttctttctttctttccttccttccttctttctttctc
This region includes:
- the LOC129395284 gene encoding cancer/testis antigen family 45 member A10, translating into MTDKTEKVAVDPETVFKRPRECDSPSYQKRQRMALLARKQGAGDSLIAGSAMSKEKKLMTGDGIPPSQLDSQIDDFTGFSKDGMMRKPGSNAPVGGNVTSSFSGDDLECRGIASSPKSQQEINADIKYQVVKEIRYLGRKYEKVFKMLEGVQGPTAVRKRFFESIIKEAARCMRRDFVKHLKKKLKRMI